The genomic window GCGATCCGAGTTGCTGAGCGCCTCGAGATCGAGGACCGATTCGAACGCCGAGAGCCGCGCTCCGGGGGCGACGCAGCCGCACCCTTCGTCGTAGGCCAGCACGCGGTAGTTCTCGAGCAGCGGCAGGTGGGTTCGACACAGCGAGACGTGGACGCGCTGGCGCAGTTCCAGCAGTGAGGTGACGGCCGTCGCGTCGTGTTCGGCGTCGGCGATCCGGGCGACCAGCGCCGGCAACTCGAGCGTCTCCTCCGCGTCGAGCAGACAGCGCAGCAGTTCGCGGCGGCGATCGCTGTCCAGGACGCGGCGGACGGCCGCCTGCGGGATGGAGTCGTCGGCGGCGACGGCAGTCCCGTCCGCACGGTCGTCGCCGTCGTCCGCGCGCCGACGGCGGCTGGCAGGTGACGCGGTCGTCGGCCGGTCTGTGTGGATCGTCATCGATACCAGACACTCAGCGTCGGCGAGTGGATAAACCGGGTCAGTCGTTGGGCTGCTTGAGACCGAATTCAACCCACTATGGATCGTTCAACGGGGTTTGAACGATCGAAATTCGGCGGAAGAGCGGTGAAGTGACGGCGAAACGGTTTCCGGGCCGGTGATCGGCGAGAGTCGAAAAACCGCCTCGACTATCGACCGAAAGCGACCACTAATGCCAATGAGCAGAACAGTTATCGACCGAGATGGCGTCCGTCCGCGGTGGTTCGAACCCAGTCGGTGGCGGTGTCACGAGCGCGGCGCGGTGCGTTCGAGAATCGCACTGTGATTCTCGAGCCCACAGCACTGCGACACGCGGCTGTGGACGCCGCGGAAAACTATACGGCCCTTAACCGCGAGCCGATGAGGGGGCGAAAACGGGTGGCGCTACTCGAGCAGGCCCAGGTCCTCGAGGCGGGAGACGATCTTGTCGACCGCGTGTTCGGCGTCCTTGGGCTTCTTGCCGCCCGTGATGACGAGCTTGCCGGAGCCGAACAGCAAGGCGACGACCTCGGGCTCGTCGAGGCGGTAGACCAGACCGGGGAACTGCTCGGGCTCGTACTCGATGTTCTCGAGGCCCAGCCCGATCGCGATGGCGTTCAGGTTGAGGTTGCGGCCCAGATCGGCGCTGGTGACGATGTTCTGGACGACGATCTCGGGGTCCTCGTTGACCTGGATCTGGAGTTCGCGGAGCTTGTCGAAGACGATGCGGAGGCTCTCGTGGACGTCGTCGGTGCTCTTGGCACCGGTACAGACGATCTTGCCCGAGCGGAAGATCAGCGCGGCGGACTTGGGGTTCTGGGTGCGGTAGACGAGGCCCGGGAACTGCTCCGGATCGTAGTCGGCGCCCTCGAGGTCCATCGCGACGCTCTGAAGGTCGAGTTCCTGCCCGATACCGGTCGACGCCACCACGTTTTCGATGTTGATGGTGTCCTTGGGATCCGTCATAAGTCGCTTAAAAAGACGTATTTAAGGTTTATAAAGGTTAGTACCGCCACCTGATATATCCGGTATATTCGACGGCTCCGAAAGCGTGTTATATGCCAATTTAACCGGTGTCACTGGCTCGCAAGTGGGTTTAAGTCAGGACGAATTCGAAGCCGATCGGCGTTCGGAACGGCGCGGCGACGACCGCGAAGCGGTAGGCTCATGGCCGCCGCCGCGGTGAGCTACGGGCGTGTACCTGCTCGAGCTCGGCGGCGAGGACGACGCGTTCGCGGCCCGCGAAGCGACCAGCGCCGCGACCGGCGTCCGGCGGATCGCCCCCGGCCTCGCCGTCGCGAACGCCGTCAGCTCCGAGCGCGTCCGCGGACTGGCGTACACCCACCGCGCGAGCGAGCTGATGGGTCGGACGGACGCCGACCTCGAGAGCGCGCGGGCGCTGCTCGAGACCGCGCCGATCGACCGCGAGGGGAGCGTCGCCGTGCGCGCGACCGACGTCCACGGCTCGACGGCCGTCAGCACCGAACGCGCGGAGCGCGAACTCGGGAGCGTGCTGGTCGAGCGGGGCTTTTCAGTCGACCTCGACGACCCGGACCACGTGCTGCGTGCGACGTTTTCCGAGGGGACGCTCGAGGGCGGCGGGAGCCTCGAGGCCGACGCGGAGACCGGCGACCTGTTCGCCTCGGAGGGGGCGGACGCGGACGCACTGAGCGAACGCGTCTCCGTCTGCGCGCTGGGCTGGCTCGCCGCCGAGAGCGTCCGCGACTTCGGGAGCCGCGCGCCGACGGACAAACCCTTCTTCCAGCCGGGGAGCATGGACCCCCTGCTGGCCCGCGCGGCGGCGAACATCGCGGGCGCCCGGCCCGGCGCGACGATCCTCGATCCGATGTGCGGGACCGGCGGTGGCCTCGTCGAGGCCGGTCTCGTCGGCGCCGACGTCGTTGGAACGGACGCGCAGGAAAAGATGGTCCGTGGCGCGCGGGAGAACTTAGCACACTTCCTCGAGCCCGAGACGGCGTCGCCGACCGGCGTCGACCGCGGGGGCTGGGCCGTCGCGCGCGGCGACGCGACCCACCTTCCGCTCGCGGACGACGGCGTCGACGGCGTCGTCTTCGACGCGCCCTACGGTCGCCAGTCGAAGATCGAGACCCACCGCCTCGAGGATCTGGTGTCCGGGGCGTTGGCCGAGGCGCGACGAGTCGCCCCGCGGGCCGTGATGATCGCCGATCGATCGTGGGCGAGCGAGGCCCGCGCGGCGGGATGGGAACTCGAGGCCGCGTTCGAACGCCGCGTCCATCGCTCGCTGACGCGGTACGTGCTCGTCCTCGAGCGACGGGAGCCGTCGACGTAGGGGCGAGCGGACCGAGACTCGATCGGACGCGATCGGGTCGGGCCGCGGCACCGACCGGCGACGGCGGCGAGCTACTGCTCGACGTCGCAGGTGAACGTGGACGCGATCCACGCGCGATCGTTCTCCGGATCGACGATGACGCCGCCGACGCCGTCGTCGGACGTGAATTCGCGGAATTCCTCGCGGATCCGATCGTCCGCGGCGTCGGCGTCGGTCATCGGAGTCCCCGCGACCGTCGGTGACGGTTACGGGGTATCGGGTCCGTCGCGGGACGGGCGCCACTCGTCGCGGCACGCGTCGCTACAGAACCGAGCGAGACGGTACGTGTCGTCCGCGTCCGTCCACCCGACAGTCGGATGCCAACTGCCTCGATCGAGGCTCGTCCCGCAGTTCGCACACCGATCGGGGGCGTCGGACGCGTTGGTGGTCGATGGGGAGTCATCCATCGAACCCGTCGTGGCTGACGATGCGCATCTCAGTTCACGCGCGCAGGCATCGAGGTGGCCCGGTCGTCGGACGTCTCCGCGTCCGGGAAGACGGTAACGGTGCCGTCGCGGACGCTGACGGTGCAGCCCGCGATCGAGAAGGAAACGTGCGTATCCGCCTGCGGACGATCGCCGTTGCGTGGCTGGAAGATACCGTTGAGGGCGTCGGGGTCGATCACCGAGTACAGCGGCGGTAGTTCGTCGACCGGCGTCTCCGTCGCGTCTGCGACCGCCAGCGCTACCGTGGTACACACTTCATCGGATCGAGAGAGACGTCGGGTCGTTGGCTCAGTTGCGCTCATCTGTTATCTATTCGGAGAAACGAACCGTTCGGGGAAAGCAGTACTAGCTCAATTGAGAGGTACCCCTCTCGAGCGGACGCTATCAGTTGAGATATCCCCGATAGATCGACTCGAACGACGGTCGAGCGCTGCAAATGGAGACCCCTCAGTGCGTTCGGTCGACTGACACGTCGATCAGTCGGTGTAGAGCAGCGTCAATAGCTTGCGCAGGGCCGCTCGGAGGTGGTGGTTGAACGTCGGCTGCGTGATGTCGAGGGTCGCCGCCACGTCCCGCCCGCTGCTCGCGCGCGGCGATTCGAAGTAGCCGCTGAAGAAGGCCGTCCGAAGGACCTCCGCCTGCCGATCCGTCAGCCGGTCCGCCAGCGTCGTCTGGAACGCCTGTCGCGTCTGTACCGATCGCTCGTCCTCCCGACTCGCCACCAGCGATGTCCCGGGATACGTCGACTGAAACCGCTCTGCAAACCCTCGAACGTCCGCATCGCTGGAGAGTTCGACCGTCAAGTGGCCCGCTCCGTCGGCCGCCGTCAGCGTCTGCACCGTCACTCCCTGCTTGAGACAGAACGAAACGACGTTCGGCTCTCGCAGCGTACACTCGAACACGCAGTCGGTCGCCCGCTCCGCGACGAGCGTGAACTCCTCGATGACGAGCGATCGTTCGGCGAATTCGACTACTTCGTCGACCGATGCGCCGCCGGTCGAGAAGAACACCCGGAGCCGATCGTCCATTCGCGGAACGACGCTCTCGACGGTGCACTCGCAACCGATCTCTGCGGTCAGCTCGAGAAAGACGATATCCGCGTCCTGCACCTCGAACTTGAGTTCGACGATCCGGTCGCTGATCAGCGCTCGCTGGCTTTCGACCGCGTTGATCGCGTGGGCGATCGTCTCGCCGAGTTCGGTCAGCACGGACTGTACTCGCTCGGTGAAGATCCGCGGACGGTCCGCGTAGATCGTGAGGACGCCGTACAGCGTCTCCGCGTAGACGAGAGGGATGCTGGCGATGGACCGATAACCGCGTTTCATCGCTTCCTCGCGCCGTGAGGCGGACGACAGCTTCTGGACCGCGTCCTCGACGACCCGGAGTTCACGCGTCCGCACGGCGGCCCCGACCGGGCCGCACTCGGCCGAATCCCCGTCGGTCTCGAACGGGACGCTGTCGAGGTAGCCGTTCTCGACACCCGACCGAGCGTTCGGCGTAACCGTCCCCGAGAGCGAGTCGTGGGCGCCGATCCAGGCGAAGCGAAACGAATCGACGGCCACCAGTCGATCGCAGACGGCCTGCTCGATCTCGGTTCGCGTCGTCGCGTGGACGACGCTCTGGACGACGTCACGGATCATGGTGTTGATCCGGTTGAGTCGTTCGAGGGACTCGGTCTGCGACTCGAGCGCAGCCTCTCGCTCCTGCAGTCGCCGTTCGCGGCTGAGCCGATCGAGTGCCGCCTCCGTGTTCGTCGCCAGGATCGTCGCGTAGTCGACGCCGATAGACGGAATCGTCGGCGCGTTCGTCGAACCGACGAGGAACACACCGTGCGTATCGAGCGGGAAGGTGAGCCGACTTCGCAGCGGAGAGTCGGTGTCCGAGAGGGAGGACTGTGCGTCGTCGGCCGTAGCGACGTCGACCTGATTCGTGGCGAACACGCGCTCTACGATCTCCGCACAGGACGCCGATAAGCAGGTCGAGACCTCGGCCGCGTCGTCGGTCGGTTCCTCGGTGAACAGTAGTTCTTCGGCCCGATCGGTGGCAGCGCGGAGCCGCAACTCGCCTCGATCGGTGTCGTAGAGACAGATCACGGCGACGGGAAAATCGAGGGATTCGGCCGCCGCCGTGACCGCCCGCTCCGCGATGTCGTCGAAGGAGGTCATGGACATCAGTTCCCGCGAGACCGTCGAGAGCGCGGTCAACTGCGTTTCGCGATGGTGGCGTTCGAGCGCGTGTCGGAGCGATCGGGTCAGTAGCCCGCTGGTGATCTCGTCTTTGACGAGGTACGCCTGTGCGCCCTGCTGGACGGCGCGGACGCCGACCCGTTCGTCGGAGAGGCCGGTCAGCACCACGATCGGCACGGCCGCGGAACGCTCGAGGACGGTCGTGAGCGTGTCCAGACCCGAACTGTCCGGCAGTCCCAGGTCGAGCAATACGATGTCGACCGACGACGCCGCTAACCGCTCGAGTCCCGTCTCGAGGCGATCGGCACGAAGGATCTCCACCGCCTCGGCTCCGCGGTCGACGTCCGATCTACGGTCTCTACCGCGTTCGATCGACGACAACGGGACGGTCGTCTCCCGAAGCATCTCTTCGATCAAGCGAGCGTCGCCCGGATTGTCCTCGACGAGCAGGATCCGGAGACCGTCGTTCGCTATCATGTAAGAATATAGTTATCTATCATTCAGTTGCGGCCGTATACCAACCATAATTCAGAATACATTTACGGCCTATCTCTGATACGTCCACGTGGTCACTCATCGAATACATGATCTGATGACGAGGAAGCAAATAAATCCATAGGAGGCCGTGACCGGATGGTTATCCCCCAATGAATTCGAGCGGCATCCCATTCGTCGTTTGTCATAACCGCCCGATTCGTCGGTCGGTGCGTTAGTGTACTCGGATCGACAAGACGGTTCGTCCGAGCGGACCGTCGCACGCCGTTCGCGTGTCGAGGTCCGAGGGCAGCACCCGATTTCGCTACTCGGTGTATCGCCGCGAGCGCGACGGCCGGCACCTCACGGATCCGTGTCCCGGTCGCGGAGCACGGCCGTCTTCGTCGAATCGTCCGGAGGAACGCGAGCGTTCCGCGGTTCCGCTCGCACCGACGCCTGCCCGAGCAGGCCGACGGCCGACGCCGTTTCCAGCGATCGAAGCACGCGTCGGCGAACCGATTCGGTTTCGAGCCGCCGCTCTACGGGTTCGGGTCCTCCGATCGAGAGACTGTACCGTGTTCGTCAGTGGTGGGAACGCGACCGATCACCGCGTCCTCGAGCGCGGTTCACTGCGCCGACGCCCGCCGCTCGAGCAGCGACTCCACTTCCCGAGCGACCTCGGGGGGCATGACGATCCGCCGCGGGCCGGGAACGTACTGCCCGTCGGGCTGGGCGTACTCGAGCGTCACGATCGCCGCATCTCCGACGCGGCGACTCGAAGCGTCCCGAATGACCGCGAGATCGATCGCCTGATCGGGATCGTAGAGGTAGATCGTCCCCTCCTCGCGGTCGAGCGCGCCGACCGACCGCAGAAACGAGGCGAGCACGAGCGCGACGAGGGCCAGCGGGACCAGCAGCGCGGCCAGGCCGGTAAACGGTCCGGCGCCGACCGCCAGCAGCTCCCGCTGGGAGACGATCCGACCGACGGCCATCAGCGACCCCATGACCGCGAGCATCGCGATCGTTCCGAGGGCGGCGTCCACCGCCCGCTCGAGGCCCTGCCCCGAGGGCGCGTCGACGGGCAGTCGGCGGGCGAGGGCCGAGAGGTGTCGTTCGGTGTCGCCGACGGTGGCGACGGCGAACACCGTCACGACGAGGGCGGCGAACACCGCGATGACGAGGCCACCGGCGCCGCCCTGTCTGGCGAGGTCGTACAGGCGCCAGAAGACGATGATGGAGACGGTCGCGAAGAACGTTCCGACGCCGAGCGACCACAGGAGCCGGACGGTTCGCGACGTCGAGGCGTCGCGTCGCCACTGGATCGTCTCGGCGTCGCTCGAGTCCGCGGACACGTCCTCGTCCATACGCTCACTCGCGACCGGTCGTGTAAAGCCTGTTCGATGTCGACCGACTCATACGGTCTCCCGTCAGTCAGTGCCGGTGCACCCGCAGGCGGTCGCGGGTGCACCGGTACCCAGTGACAATAAACCGTATCAGCCGAGAACGGCGGCGACCGCGGTGAAGGCGACGTAGGAGATGATGATCGACCCGGCCAGCGAGCCGATCCACGCGAGGACGGTGTACCCCATCTTCCGGGCGCTGACGCCGCCGCCGGCGCCCGCGGCGGCGTAGCCGCTCCCGATGATCGCGCTGACAATGATCTCGTTGAACGAGACGGGGATCCCGAAGAGCACCGCGCTCTGTGCGATCATGAACGAGGGGATGAGCGCGGCGATCGAGCGCCGCGGGCCCAGCGAGGAGTAGTCCTGCGAGATCGCCTTGATCATCCGCGGTGCGCCGGTCCACGAGCCGAGCAGGAGCCCGAACCCGCCGCCGACGAGCAGCGCGATCAGGGGGATCTCGAGGGTGCCCGACAGCGGGATCAACGGCCCGACCGCCAGTCCGACCTGACTGCCGCCCGCGGAGAACGCGACCAGCCCGCCGAGGACGAGCAGGAAGTGTCGCTCGCCGCTCTCGAGATCGCTTCGCAGATCGAGGCCGACCACCACCGCCCAGAGGGTCGCGATTGCGGCCGTCATCGCGACGACGCCGGCGATTTCGGGACCGGGAATCCATCCGCTCGAGGCCTGCGCGATCGACGCCCCGCCGGCGCCCGCCGAGCCGAGGATCGCGAACTCGATGTTGGCGACGAGGACGCCGACGAACGCGGCCAGGACGGTGATCAGATACCGCTCGGCGATCAGTTCCGCACGGAGCACGCGCGCGATCGTGTACGCGATGCCGCCGCCGACGAACGGCACGAGAATCCACAGCGTCGCGATCTCTGTGTACTTCGCCCACGCGGGATCGCCGCCCATCGCGAGGCCGACGCCGATGACCGCCCCCGTCACCGTGAAGGCGGTCGCGATGGGATAGCCCGCGAAGACGCCGATCGCGACCAGTCCGGCCGCGATCGACAGCCCGATCGTCGCCGCCATCGGCGACAGCGTCACGCCGCGGATCAGCTCGGCGCCGACCGCCTCGGAGACGTTCGCTCCCTGTAACACCGCGCCGGCGAACCCGAGGAGGCCGACGAGAAAGCCCGCTCGCATCACTGAGATCGCGTTCGCGCCGACCGCCGGGGCGAACGGCGTCGATCCGCTCGAGCCGGCGCCGATCGCCCAGGCCATGAAGAGGCTGGCCAGTGCGGCAACCAGAAACGTCGCGATCGTCACGAGCTCGACCATCTATTCCGGCTTACCAGCTAGCCCTACAAGTGTGTGCCGACCTCCGACTCCCGCGCGAGCGCTGGCGGTGCCGTCAGGGCGCCGTCGTGTCGTCGGATCAGCGCTCAGTTCGTCGTCGACCGCGAGTCGTCGTCCGGCTCCGGCGGCGGCTCGGCCCCTTCGATCGCCTCGGCCGCGTCGGTGTCCTTCTCGACGCCGACGTGCCAGCGGTCGACCTCGTCCTCGTACTCGGCCAGCAGGTCGGAGACGTCGTCCTTGAGGACGTCGTCGTTGACGTTGACCTCGAAGACGAACTGCTCGCCGTTCCCGCCGTTGCGCGTCGACTGCTGGATGTTGGCGCTGATCAGCTCGTTGTCGAAGTAGTACGGCGCCAGCTGGGTCATCACGTTCTGGTAGACCGTGTCCTCGACGCGACGGAGCGCCTTGCGGCTCGCCGAGTCGGCCGCGCGCGCGACGTAATCGATCGACTCCCGCCAGTTGCCGACCGCGCCCTCGGCGTCGTCGTCCTCGAGTCGCTCGTACGACTCCGAGAGCTTCTCACCGGCGGTCTTGATGTCCTCATCGGGATCCTTGCCGGCCTTCTCGCCCTTGCCCTCCTCGACGCTGGCCTGGTCGGACGTCTTCTCGCTGACGTCGGTCTCGAGGGTCTCGTGGGCCTTGGGACGCCACTCCTCCCACTCCTCGAAGGCGTCGGCGAAGCGGGCACTGTCGGCCTCCTCGACCCCGTCGGAATCGGCGGGATCGTGGACGCCGGCGTCCCGGAGCGCGCGGGTGATGCGCTCGCCGTGCTCGACGACGTCGCCCCAGTCACCGCGAACCTTGAAGCCCGAGATGCTCTCTTCCATTCGGTTGCCCCGGCATAGGAGATGGATCGCTATAAACTTCGTTACTGCGCAATACTGGCCGCGGTCGCGATCAGTATCGCTGGCCGGTCATCTCGGAGCCGCTCCGCGGCTGGCCGCTCATTCCCTGCCCGTACTGCCCCTGTTCGCGCATCCCCTGCATTCCTCGAGCCCGGGACTCTCCGGTACCGGTCCCGGACCCCTGAGGTCCCTGAGAAC from Haloterrigena sp. KLK7 includes these protein-coding regions:
- a CDS encoding TATA-box-binding protein, whose translation is MTDPKDTINIENVVASTGIGQELDLQSVAMDLEGADYDPEQFPGLVYRTQNPKSAALIFRSGKIVCTGAKSTDDVHESLRIVFDKLRELQIQVNEDPEIVVQNIVTSADLGRNLNLNAIAIGLGLENIEYEPEQFPGLVYRLDEPEVVALLFGSGKLVITGGKKPKDAEHAVDKIVSRLEDLGLLE
- a CDS encoding methyltransferase domain-containing protein, with product MYLLELGGEDDAFAAREATSAATGVRRIAPGLAVANAVSSERVRGLAYTHRASELMGRTDADLESARALLETAPIDREGSVAVRATDVHGSTAVSTERAERELGSVLVERGFSVDLDDPDHVLRATFSEGTLEGGGSLEADAETGDLFASEGADADALSERVSVCALGWLAAESVRDFGSRAPTDKPFFQPGSMDPLLARAAANIAGARPGATILDPMCGTGGGLVEAGLVGADVVGTDAQEKMVRGARENLAHFLEPETASPTGVDRGGWAVARGDATHLPLADDGVDGVVFDAPYGRQSKIETHRLEDLVSGALAEARRVAPRAVMIADRSWASEARAAGWELEAAFERRVHRSLTRYVLVLERREPST
- a CDS encoding HalOD1 output domain-containing protein, with product MCTTVALAVADATETPVDELPPLYSVIDPDALNGIFQPRNGDRPQADTHVSFSIAGCTVSVRDGTVTVFPDAETSDDRATSMPARVN
- a CDS encoding bacterio-opsin activator domain-containing protein, which gives rise to MIANDGLRILLVEDNPGDARLIEEMLRETTVPLSSIERGRDRRSDVDRGAEAVEILRADRLETGLERLAASSVDIVLLDLGLPDSSGLDTLTTVLERSAAVPIVVLTGLSDERVGVRAVQQGAQAYLVKDEITSGLLTRSLRHALERHHRETQLTALSTVSRELMSMTSFDDIAERAVTAAAESLDFPVAVICLYDTDRGELRLRAATDRAEELLFTEEPTDDAAEVSTCLSASCAEIVERVFATNQVDVATADDAQSSLSDTDSPLRSRLTFPLDTHGVFLVGSTNAPTIPSIGVDYATILATNTEAALDRLSRERRLQEREAALESQTESLERLNRINTMIRDVVQSVVHATTRTEIEQAVCDRLVAVDSFRFAWIGAHDSLSGTVTPNARSGVENGYLDSVPFETDGDSAECGPVGAAVRTRELRVVEDAVQKLSSASRREEAMKRGYRSIASIPLVYAETLYGVLTIYADRPRIFTERVQSVLTELGETIAHAINAVESQRALISDRIVELKFEVQDADIVFLELTAEIGCECTVESVVPRMDDRLRVFFSTGGASVDEVVEFAERSLVIEEFTLVAERATDCVFECTLREPNVVSFCLKQGVTVQTLTAADGAGHLTVELSSDADVRGFAERFQSTYPGTSLVASREDERSVQTRQAFQTTLADRLTDRQAEVLRTAFFSGYFESPRASSGRDVAATLDITQPTFNHHLRAALRKLLTLLYTD
- a CDS encoding inorganic phosphate transporter; translated protein: MVELVTIATFLVAALASLFMAWAIGAGSSGSTPFAPAVGANAISVMRAGFLVGLLGFAGAVLQGANVSEAVGAELIRGVTLSPMAATIGLSIAAGLVAIGVFAGYPIATAFTVTGAVIGVGLAMGGDPAWAKYTEIATLWILVPFVGGGIAYTIARVLRAELIAERYLITVLAAFVGVLVANIEFAILGSAGAGGASIAQASSGWIPGPEIAGVVAMTAAIATLWAVVVGLDLRSDLESGERHFLLVLGGLVAFSAGGSQVGLAVGPLIPLSGTLEIPLIALLVGGGFGLLLGSWTGAPRMIKAISQDYSSLGPRRSIAALIPSFMIAQSAVLFGIPVSFNEIIVSAIIGSGYAAAGAGGGVSARKMGYTVLAWIGSLAGSIIISYVAFTAVAAVLG
- a CDS encoding DUF5828 family protein; the encoded protein is MEESISGFKVRGDWGDVVEHGERITRALRDAGVHDPADSDGVEEADSARFADAFEEWEEWRPKAHETLETDVSEKTSDQASVEEGKGEKAGKDPDEDIKTAGEKLSESYERLEDDDAEGAVGNWRESIDYVARAADSASRKALRRVEDTVYQNVMTQLAPYYFDNELISANIQQSTRNGGNGEQFVFEVNVNDDVLKDDVSDLLAEYEDEVDRWHVGVEKDTDAAEAIEGAEPPPEPDDDSRSTTN